The genomic DNA taacatggattttgcacaaacttgtggagttctTGCCAGCTCAAGTTCAAGCTAAAAGGGAATATAGCATAcaccaaaataaataatgtaaatttgTGAACCTTTTATTCAAATTGTtgcttataaaataatttgtaaaaaaaaaaacaaattacattaagAAACATTAAATAGACAAATTTTCACAAGTTGActtagacttttgaaccccacgtgtatatgtatgtaaataAACTACATGTTATGAGCCAAAATAAAATCAGTGGCTATCGTAAACATATATTGACAATGCCATCTAGTTAATGGCATtctgtttattaaaataatatatatatatatatatatatatatatatatatatatatatatatatatatatatatatatatttacaaagcaACTTAATTCACTGGGCAATAGTTAATTCAAAACAATTTCCTCTTAACAGATCTGAGTTCAGTGTTAACTCAGTATGAGCTATTTTAACTCTACTTGTTTAGTCGTATATCCTTGTATGAAAAGTTAtacaaagttcaaataatatctATGGAGATCGTCAGTAATCTAAGCTGTCACAgaatgtcttacagaaatcaatGTATTCATGACCATATGGACATGTTCAACAGttattaaaacactttttaaacCAAGTTTGAACTGAGTgtgaacacattttaattattgtgaaGTACAGTAACTGTCTGATCGTATTGTTGTGTACACTCCACCTCACTTAATCTTCCTTCTCTCCACACTGTTACTGAGAGGTAGGTCATCACTTCAACTGGAGGAGCCAAGTGGAGGAAGATACCCTGTCTAATGTCGGACAGGCTGCCcagaccctaaccctaaccagtgATATCTAACTAAATGGGTATATATTACATACAAAAATCatttcattttcaataaaacaaaagtaGTCTAATTGAAAGAGTGCTTCTAGTTTGTGTTTGAGAATAACATTTCATGTCCCCAGGTTATTTGTCATTGCCACTATAAAATCACTTCAGGTCAATAGTAAATTCATTGGGATTATTGTTTATGTATATAAGTTATTATTGGCAAACTCTTTTGCCTAGGCAGTGTCTGTGTGCCTACTGctgttgcatactgtgcactGGGGTtgtgttaaaagaatagttcaccaaaaaattgttctttcattctttactcaccctcatgctgttccaaacccatatgattttcattCTTCATTGAAATGTTAGTGACCGACAACCTCAGTCACTACTCACTTTCACAAGTAAATGATAACACAGTTTTCATTttaggttaactatccctttaatgtattgATTTCTAAACATCCATAGTACAGTAGTTACTCATACTTTCTATTCATTATTAACTTGGTGTTTTATTTTGAGTCGGTCATAAATAGAAAATAACATCATTACAATTTATCCTATGTCCTGTTCTGTCCTTGTTCAGCATTCCACTTCATATGTGAGAGCTTTTATTATAACTGCTGTAATGGTGGATAAAGTAAACATCATGAAATAACTTAAGTCATGCTTTGaaaatccaaacatttggatgCTTCAGCAGCATGTCATAAAAAAGTCTATGAAAagtgtctgtttatttatttattattattttttttctgtgtgcaaagaacatacaaacatatactgtatatgttgagGGTTACGAAACAAATATTCACATGTTAATACTGATAATATCATACTGATATTAATGCAAATGCAATACATCCTTTTCTCTTAAGCAGCGTACATATTTTCTTTGTTTCCAGTCAtagagttataaaaaaaaataaataaataaagatttttgtaCTTTCTCCCCTTCTTCACCCCAGTTTggcattcccaattcccaatgtgcttttaaatcctcgtggtagtgaagtgactcgcctcaatccggatggcggaggacgaatctcagttgcctccgcgtctgagagaccatcaacccgcgcatcttatcacgtggcttgttgagcgcgttaccgcggagatatagggagtgtggaggcttcacaccatccaccgcggaatCCTCCCACAACTCAACACGCTCCCCCCTGAGAGCgacacaaggaggttaccccgtgtgattctaccctccctagcaaccgggccaatttggttgcttaggagacccggctggagtcactcagcaaaaaatgtaaattaaacaaaacacattttttgttttgtttgtcattCTCTTTCTAGGTACACAAAAGTATTAGcggcatttattttgaaattgtacTTCTTAAAGTCGTTTCCTGTGAGTTCACGTATCCTACGACGGGTAAGACTGACCTCATGAATATTAACTATGTATGTGACGTCCACCCAGTAGGCATACCTGATTGGCTAAAGGGTCGACGCTTGTTACCGAACGTCAACTTATGAATATTAATCAGGCCATATGACTGGACGGTCTAGAAAGTGTCATCAAGCACCATCGCCACAATTTGTTTCATAATATAAGCCCGAgacggaccactggtattaaataAATGGATGAAATATGAGCGCCCACGGCTAACGGATTTTGAAAATGAAGTCCTGCTTctagttaaaagagccaatccccttcTAGATACAGACGGGGCTCTTTTAACCCTTTTTCCCCTTTCAATTTCACATTGAAGATCAGTCAGTGGCGGAAATGCACCTTGTGTTTGTTTTGCCAACCATAATCAGATAAAGAAGAAAAGATACAGGCTAAggtcggaatggcatactacacgtactatttctgccatatatatatatatatatatatatatatatatatatggcagaaCTAGTAGGAGTAATATGGTAGGATGCCATTCCGAAATCGGCCACAGATTTCGCTccgccgagtgaactgactcgacTTTTAGATATGCTTTGCCTTTGTTACAGCAGGTTTCGTGTACCTGCTTCGATTATTGTGATTTTTGCACAATGAGACCGACACACTACAGATATGTACGTTATGGATATATGTTCAAGAATTTCAAGAGagagtgattttattttaaaattcttttttttgtgtgtattttcgcCGTGTCCGACAATTCCCACGCTGAAATGGTAGAACAGCCACAATGTTATCTCGGAATCAGCGAAAATATTTAATTCTGTGAATCATTAATTTGCACAGTATTTAGATCCTTACTGGGAGGACAAAACTAGAGGTAAATGTGAATTATTTTCAGTTACAATTGTACGTTAAACGTGTTCGGAATGGTGTAAACAAGAGCAGCCTAATAACATACAATCATGTTACATAGATATAAATTGTGTATAAGAGGTCAGTCGCGACATCATGTAGCACATGGTGATTGAGTGTGAACGTTAGATATATATACAACTTGATATTCCTAATAATCATTATAGTCCTAGTGAACCAAAAACAATGACTGTGACAGGACAAATGTGAAAATCTTGGATAGCTACTGTATCTTGCATGGACTTTTTTTGTAGCGGCATCAGTactgttttatttgcattattattttcacactgacacTTGAATTGAACAGTCTATTTCAGAAAAGAGCGTGTTGTTTCATGCAGCAGAAGTACAGAGAAGATCTGCTGCTCGGGTACAATGAGGAGAGTTGTCAAACAGTGGCATTGTTTTCCTAGGTAAACATTAgactaaattaaaataaacctgtATAAAATAATGCCTGTAAACCAACGAGCAATTGACCTTTGTATCCCAACAGAAGACTGCTAGTTCCTCTGCTGAGCCTGGCATTGCTTTTACTTGCACTTCTAAAACTGCATATATTTAACACCAACCCAAAGACTGTTAAAGTGTCAGTAGATCCCATCTTTCGAGAGGTAAGATTAATTTTTACATTCTAAGTCCTTGATTTTCATTTAATGATGCCTGTATGAACCCAGCATTCAGAAGGTATTCAAACCcaagggcatagattccaggggggatggggggaggtacctcccaataatcaaaactaccccccaatatttatactatgatcaatggaaacatgtaaattcttcattctttctttcttctgcagaacctaAACCAAAAcccagagatttttagaagaacatttcagctctgtaggtccttacaatgcaagtgaatgtaggcccagacatttcaagctccaaaaatcacacaaagacagcataaaagtaatccatatgactccaggggttaaatctgtcttctaaagcaatgctctcgttttgggtgagaaacagatcaatatttaaatcctttttaactataaatctccactttcactttcagaatgtcaGTGGAAGTGAAAAATCAATGGTGCGTAGAACCTCTGTCTTTTGGAGCAATGCACGCTCTGAAACGCAGAACATCACTGATGCCAATTGTGATTCGATTAACGTGAAAACATGCTGTAAGAAGCCGTGCTACAATCGCATGATCTGGtcttttagaccctgtttacacctggtattaagatgtatttcaggtgatccgatcataaGTGAATAGCGTTAAATGCAAgtgtaaacggggtgcaaaatattttgtgatagtcaaaaacgcatgtgatcACATTGTATTTGAGATGTGTTTAATCTAGGGATGtacccgaagccgaataccttactcggaaaggcatgaataatgacttcaaaatgaataatgaattcatccaaataatagaacaaatatttggaagactgatcatccaacgagcacaggtgttaagtgatattttaaataaacatatcgaagtttacaaagcaatgatgagtctgtaaagccaatattactacagtgtaaaccttatgaatgaaaatgcaactGATATGATTTCAGTTTCATCAGATGACCGTGGTCTCGACTTAATTGTGCGCCTCTCAGAAATCTAatcttgtcaagagtaacattaactaagatactataccatacacattttccactttttaaaatttctgttgaattcctgaccagagaagttattaatgtcctgagtatacattgtgatcagttaaatgcaactttggtgaataaaagtaccaatttctttctataagagcaaaatctgtacattattccaaacttttggccaccagtgtaagtgtggcacaattattggcactcctacaaattcttatgagtaaaatatatctgaaatatattcccattcataatgtattttaaattttttagtgcacctgggtgacaaggaacaagaaattgttcagccatgacttcttGTTTCTGCgtggtataaatatgaggtaatacacaggccaaattcccttaatcatcaatcacaatgCGTAacaccaaagaataaagttatggtGTGTGGCAAAACATTGTTGAGGTTCACAAAaagggaagtggctataagaaaatagctaaagcattgaaaatacccatttccaccatcagggcaacaATTAACAAGTTCcagtcaactggagatcttaagaatcggcctggaagaggacgtgtgtctatattctctccaagcacagtgaggaggattgTTCGAGTGGCCGAAactctccaaggatcacagctggagactGCAAAAATTAGTTGGgccttggggtcagaaagtctccaaaactacaatcagatgtcacctacatcacaagttgtttgggagggtttcaagaaaaaaagcctctgctctcaaccaacaacaaactcaagcatcttccgtttgccagacactactggaacttcaaatgggaccggattctatggtcagatgaaacaaaaaaagagctttttggcagcaaacaccagagatgggttttgCGCACACAGAGATAAGAAGTACCCAaagcccacggttaaatatggtggtgaaTTTTTAACgatgtggggctgtttttctgccagaggtcctgggcATCTTGTTccgatacatggcatcatggactcaaatacaaacagataaaaaacaaaacctgactgcctcagtcagaaagcttaaaatgggccctggctGGATCTTcaagcaggacaatgatccaaaacaaacatcaaaatcaacacaaaaatggttcactgaccacaaaatcaaggttctgccatggccatcccagtcccctgacatGAAtgccatagaaaacctgtggggtgaactgaagaggagagtccaccagtgtGGACTTCTGAATTTGAAAGATCtagagagattctgtatggaggaatagtctcagatcccttgccatgtgtcctctaacctcattatgcattataggagaagactcagagctgttatcttggcaaagggaggttgcacaaagtatttaataaaagggtgccaataattgtgccacacaaatatttaacaaaaatataaattttttgataaaacttgtgttgtgtttgcaattgtttgatatacattagaggatagatttttgtgaatattttgaatgaaagatcaaaaggataaacaataaagacatacttttcacagccttctttgctcatatttaccaagggtgccaatatttttggccaccactataggtgtaaacagggtcttagtCCGACTTTGCAATAATCGGACTGGTATGATTTATTGGTGAATTATCATTATAGTCTgtcctaaaaacaaaaacaccataaCAGTTGTGTAGAATTGAGAATGACATTTGAGAACTGCAGCAGAGGGTAAGATATACATGCAAGTCTGTTCCTCAAAgcgatcgtatggcttcagaagacttggaatatagcacaccaGTCTGGATattgttgtcctttttggaatTTGACAAAAATCAACAGCCTGCAGTAGGTTGGGCGATATGACGTTATATATTGTGGTGACAAAATAAAGTGTCAATCTATAGAGAtactgctatatcttttctatcgCAATATGCAAATATTCATCTGCACAGAGTGGgtttatctatcagtgggcagggcttttcgtgagactgagagaattgaagaaacatggacagggtttgtttttgtaatttttctgaGGCTGCCCATGCAAATTCAGTGACATTCATCTTGCGTTTGTCGATTCAAAAGCGTTAAgtattcttctcatctgacacacaCATTTGTGATTCACATGAATGTGTCACACGTTATCTCTGGAGCACGTAGTGGGCACGAGTCCAGCAGACTTCCTgatatttgtgctccacagacaggAGGGTGCAGAGAGGCATCACTCATGCTACTCAATTATATTTGACCTAGGAAATCCCAAATGGATAAAGATATCTCCATGAAGTGGAGCTCGTTATTAAAACAGATGCAACAACTGTGGTGTGGGTTTCACAAAAGCCGGCCCAGAGcagaaatatataatatgtaatcTGTTGCACGATAATAATCACTCATTATACAAGCAGTCTGTTTTACCACCTTAAAATGAAGcatgcaaaagaatattatgaaaaccAAAAGATGAACCTCTACATTCatttggttatttattttttattaaaattactcATCGTGATATAAGACTTTGGTAATATCGTCCATCCCTAgcctacaggtttggaacaacatgaaggtaagtaatgGCAGAATTCTCTTTTttgagggtgaactattcctttaggagGACTTTagaaattataatattatttgtacTACTGCTACTCTGATTCATaaagataattgtttttatgGATTTTGAATTCATTCATTGAAATTCTTCAATCACTATATTTCCTGTCACAGCGTGTTCATTCGTATGTCCGAGAGGTGCTGGCCAAAGGATGCAGACCTTCTTTTGCCCGACAGAAAATGGAAGCTGAGCTTTTGAGCTCCACACCAGTGACGGAGCCCTTTTTGGACAAGAAAACTCTGTTAAATGAACAAATATTCAAATATCCTCCACCGTTTGGTTTCCTGCATATGCAGAACAAGCTTCAAGAAGTCTTGAGCCTCTTACCTGCTTCATCAGAGGAGAGATTTGGAGGGCGAGACTGTCGTCGATGTGTAGTGATCGGAAATGGAGGGATACTCAAAGGATTGGGACTTGGGCCTCTTTTGAATCAGTTCGATGTCATCATAAGGTGAGAGCATGCTGCTCATGTTGGGATTTATAGTATGCGGTTGTAGCTGAAGGGCCACAGGACTGGGCAATAAagctaaaattatatatatatatacactaccggtcaaaagttttgaaacacttactcattctttattattgttatttttcacattttagaataatagtaaagtcatcaaaactatggaataacataaatggaactatgggaattaagttgtgactaaacaaaatccaaaataaatcataactgtgttatattttagcatcttcaaagtagtcaccctttgcctagaatttgcagacatgtactcttgacattttctcaaccaacttcttgaggtttcaccctgggatgctttttaaacagtattgaaggagttcccatctatgttgggcacttattggctgcttttctttattatttggtccaagtcatccatttcaaaaacattttgtttttaattacattttacttttataatgaaataaattaatatggtggcacaattatatttttgtctacaaaactaatttcaaacatttaagcatacaccttcagatcaaaagatttttaagatcatgagaaacatttcagtcaagcgtttcaaaacttttgactggtagtgtgtatgtgtgtgtgtgtgtgtgtatatatatatatatatatatatatatatatatatatatatatatacacacacacagttgaagtcagaagtttacatacatttagattgaagtcattaaaactcattttttaaccactctgcagatttaaaatttgcaaactatagttttggcaagtcgtttaggacatctactttgtgcgtgacacaagtaatttttcctagaattgtttacagacagattgtttcacttttaattgactatatcacaattccagtgggtcagaagtttacatacaccaagttaactgtgcctttaagcagcttggaaaattccagaaaatgatgtcaagcctttagacaattagttcTGATAGgcggtgtactgaattggaggtgtacctgtggatgtattttaaggcctaccttcaaactcagtgcctctttgcttgacatcatgaggaaatcaaaagaaatcagccaagacctaagaaaaaaagttgtggacctccacaagtctggttcactcttgggagcaatttccaaatgcctgaaggtaccacgttcatctgtacaaacaatagtacgcaagtataaacaccatgggaccacgcagccatcataccgatcaggaaggagacgcattctgtctcctagagatgaacgtagtttggtgaaaaagtgcaaatcaatcccagaacaacagcaaaggaccttgtaaagatgctggaggaaacaggaagacaagtatctacagtatattcacCGTAAAATgtgtcctatattgacataacctgaaaggttgctcagcaaggaagaagccattgctctaaaactgccataaaaaagccagactacagtttgcaagtgtacatggggacaaagatcttacatttttgagaaatgtcctctggtctaatgaaagaaaaattgaactatttggccataatgaccatcgtaatgtttgaaggaaaaagggtgaggcttgcaagccggagaacaccatcccaaccgtgaagcatgggtgtgggagtgctttgctgcaggagggactggtgcacttcacaaaatagatggcatcatgaggaaggaaaattatgtggatatattgaagcaacatctcaagacatcagccaggaagttaaatcttggtcgcaaatgggtcttccaaatggccaatgaccccaagcatacctccaaaatttgtagcaaaatggcttaaggaccacaaagtcaaggtattggagtggccatcacaaaggactgacctcaatccgatagaaaatttgtgggcagaactgaaaaagtgtgtgcgagcaacgaggcctacaaacctgactccagttacactagttctgtctggaggaatgggccaaaattaaagcaactttttgtgagaagcttgtggaaggccacccaaaatgtttgacccaaattaaacaatttaaaggcaatgctaccaaatagcatacttctgacccactgggaatgtgatgaaataaataaaagctgaaataaatcatt from Myxocyprinus asiaticus isolate MX2 ecotype Aquarium Trade chromosome 22, UBuf_Myxa_2, whole genome shotgun sequence includes the following:
- the st3gal5 gene encoding lactosylceramide alpha-2,3-sialyltransferase isoform X4, translating into MRRVVKQWHCFPRRLLVPLLSLALLLLALLKLHIFNTNPKTVKVSVDPIFRERVHSYVREVLAKGCRPSFARQKMEAELLSSTPVTEPFLDKKTLLNEQIFKYPPPFGFLHMQNKLQEVLSLLPASSEERFGGRDCRRCVVIGNGGILKGLGLGPLLNQFDVIIRLNSGPVQDYSADVGNRTSIRMSYPEGCPKVWEDVDPDLKFVAVIYKSVDFHWLQAMITKTTVSLWDWLFFWQQVPVNIPIELSQFRLLNPEVIMETALDLLHYPTPRQRLWGWDQSRSDPAPLRLGIGLHCACR